Below is a window of Xiphophorus maculatus strain JP 163 A chromosome 19, X_maculatus-5.0-male, whole genome shotgun sequence DNA.
TTCTGATGGGGAAATTACCAGTGACACAGCCTACATTTCTATCCATCAGTACAACCATGTGTGGAAATAtgttgctttattgtttttttcatcaataaaacCAGCTTAAATACTGTTTCTTATAACAGAAACATGTAACGCTCCTTAAGGATGTGCCAGTAGAATGTTTACCTGCTCTTTTCAGGTAACTCTAAACTGGAGCAGTGAGAGGGCCCGGCCCGGTGAGCAGGTGTCGCTCAGTGTGGCTGGCAGTGAATCCAGGTTTCAAGTTGGAATCACAGTCACAGCGATGCAAAATGATGACCTGCAGTCAGGTTCTGTTGACCTGGACTACAGAATTGAACAGGTAGTAGAACACTTTGGATTAGAAAAAAGGTCTAAGTTCAACTTTTGTTTGCAAAATTCTGAAATGTgaccttttaaaatttctgagaaagttgcttcctttgttttgattacAAAGGGATATCTCCAGTTATCTAAGCACTGCTGTTTCTTTAAGACATTGTGAGGGGATCATGATGTAACGTATCTGTCTGCTTTGTTTGGAGATGACTTGTTGTTCTAGCAGTGGGGAACTATACAAAGCCTAAGGGTGATTGATGACAGTATATAAAGGAAACAAAGGTATCTGGTGGCCTGTATTGTGTGAagaatcaattatttaaaacatttgagatCGTTTAGGCGACTATGGTCCCCAGACTGTTATCAAAATAACATCCATGCCTCCAATTCAGTGAGTCTGTACTCTCAAAGGGAACGTCTGCTTTTAGGTCAAACTTCTCAGAGCAGaggcagttaaaaaaaaacacattcctgccatttaaaacaattcaaactcaaaatgcacCTTGCTTGTCGAGTGAATGCTTTTTTTATACCCCATCACACATAAAACTGTTTGTATGTAGACTTTATGGCACAAAAGGAActaaattttagatttttacagaTCTTAAGTCATAAATGAATTTCTGGCAGATTACAGCAGGCATCTACAGGGCATTGTAATACTCTGTAGTGTCCTGTGTTGAGTCTCTGTAAGTGTGAGAGTAAATGTATGTCTGTCTTTACTTAATTTAGAATCTGGTTGACAATGAAAACAATACAAGTactatttttcttgtaaatagttgtaaataaattcaagaaGTAAGTGTAGTAAGATGTGTTGTTTCATACAGAAATATTACCTTAAGATGATGACCAAcgcaagattttatttgaaaaaccaAGAAGATGGACCTGGAAACAGTAAGAGTTGATATATAATGATGAAATCATCTTAAAATCATTTATAGCATGCACTTCATTCCACATTTGGAATTCTTTCTCATAGATGGTACAtgatgtgatttcttttttctgtgtcAACTATGTGAAGAGGAAGATAAATCTAATAGGTCCATTTTAGAGCAATACTGGAACAACTGGATGGAGACTGCTGAATCTCTGCTATTGTTGGATATAACCGTTAGGTAAGACATTAAAGCTAATCATCTGAACAGAGTGTGGCGCTAAAGCGATGGTCCTAAACATCTTTTTATCTCGTCATGTCTTTCAGTGATAAGAACTGGACCAGTGGGAAAATAACAGTACCTAATGGTGTTACCTGCTTAGGAGCTGTAGCAGTGTCAGTGTCTGAGAACCTGGGGTTGGCTTTCACTCCTCTACCACAAAAGGTAATGAAATTATAATGTTTGCCTCTACTAGTGCTTCAATATAAACCGGTTCTGTTGCCCAACTTATTATTGTGTCTTCTTTCTTTGCACTGATAGCTGACCATATCCAACGACTTCTCCTTGTCTTTTGTTGTTCCTTCACACCTAATCAAAGGGGAGGAGGTTATCCTGGAAGTCAATGTCATCAACCATTTAGAACAAGAAATTGAGGTTAATTGAATACATCTTTGGATAGGACAtatactttcttttctttttgaacataaattcaAGTAACTTGGAGTCAGTTCAATAGCTCTTTTAGTTTGtgctttatgtattttatttttggtctaaCTCTTCTAGGTGATCGTGTTGGTAGCCCAGGGTGATGGCTTTGAGTTTGTCTTAATGGACCAAAGAGGTGCATCTATTATAAATGCTCAGAAAATTACCTTACGGAGTCATGAGTCTGCTTCAGCCTTATTCCCTATCAGGCCTTTGGCTCTTGGTGAGATGGAAATATCTGTGGATGCTGTATCTGCAGAAGCCTCAGATGGACTTGTTGAAAAAATCTGGGTGAAGGTAAGACGTATGAGGAGATAGGAATAGACATAccaagtttgcaaaaaaaaaaaaaaatacagtatatctttttttaacttgaagCAAATTCAATATGGCATTCCATCAATCTGATAATACATttatctacatttatttatatttatttatttagcctgAAGGAGTTGAACAGACCTTCTCTCACACCTTGTTCTTGGAAATGACACCAGAGAAACAAGACTCTTCCAGATCTGtgaccttttcttttcctccaaaTCTGGTACCAGGAAGCCAGAGGGCTCATGTAGCACTTGTCGGTACGTTCATCATTTGCTTTGTGTCAGTTTGcaattagaaatgtttcttaCACTTATAATCAGAGATACATTAATGTTCTCTGGCTCATCTTATTATGTTCCAATATTCTCATTCTTCAATTAATAATCTAATAATATTAACTTGGCTCACTTAACACAGAGAGATAGGAGTCCTATTTTTTCCTTGCTTATAGGGTTATTTggctttttcacaaatattatcctatacattaaaaaattatatgtaCTGGGTCATTTACTGTTGTATCCTGATGTCAAACATAATACAAAACTGCTAAATTGTCCCGTCTTTAACTTCATCTAACAGGTGACATCTTGGCTTTGTCAATTGAAAATTTGGATTCACTGGTTCAGCTGCCTACTGGGAGTGGGGAGCAGAACATGGTTCACTTTGCTCCGAGTGTCTTTGTGCTCCAGTACCTGGAAAAATCAGGCCAGGATGATGAAGGGATCAGAAACAAAGCTCTTCGCTACATGATGCAAGGTAAGTTGGAGTGCAACACTAATTTCAGTCATAAACTACAAATAAAGTTGGAGAAATTCACAAAGCTATTTGCAGTTAATGGCTAgatttgtcctgtgtgtctctgttatCCTGTGATGTATAGTCATTATGAGAGAACATAGGTGTCCAAAGTGGGACCTAGAGCAACTTAAAGCCCTCTGAATGCCTATGTGCAATACAATAATTCAAAATTAGTATAAATATTACATGGTAGGATTataactgaaaatttaaaatctttttgtaaacTGTTCAGAACAagctatttttctttatttaatttttttatttaatttagattttataatataaatgtttgcaataatacaataaatactTTGTGTGACACACATCCTGTTCTTGTTGTTGAGCACAGcaaacaaactttttctttcatgaTTTACTGGTCTATCTTGACAAAATATGGGTTACTTagttcattttgttaaaatattgcagttattttaggcaaatgattaatttaatttaaagaattgattaatttagaaaaaaattataacaaaattatttaagcaGAAAAGATTCTATTTGGCTCATAAGGAGTTCCCATTGGATGAcagcaaaaagtttggacataGCTGTAGTAGAACGTAAAACAGTGTTTCATCAAAGTTAATCTCTTAAATGTCTTGGGATTTCTTGTAAATGTTCTGCcacttaaatgtttaattacgaacatgtattttattctttttttactaCAGGTTATGAGAAACAGCTTTCTTACCAAAGAGATGATGGTTCCTTTAGTGCTTTTGGACAAAGTGACACCTCTGGTAGCACTCGGTAGGTCATAATTTGGTTGCATTTTGATgaaattgatttgttttcttttttatcatttcttctTATCTCTTTATCTTTGCTCTATTTTTATGAACCAGGCTGACAGCCCTTGTGCTGCGATATTTCCTCCAGGCTCAGCCATACATGCAGATAGACCAGACAGTCTTAACCAAAGCCACAGCTTGGCTCTTGAAACACCAAGATTCCCAAGGGGCGTTTACTGAGGTCGGCAAGCTTATCCACACAGAAATGCGGGAAGGTCAGGATGATAGCCCCGTTGCTCTTACTGCTTATGTACTTCTGGCATTTCTGGAGGACGATACTTACTCTGTAAGTCAAAAAGATCTGTCCATTTCATGTAATGTGATGTTTCATGTAATGCTTACAATGTAAGAAACCAAAAACTTGATTTTCAGCAATAATATAACTTGCTTGCATTTACTTGCTGCATAGGAGATGTATGCGAACAATGTGTCTTTGAGCCTGAGATACCTGGAGAGCAAAGTGTCCAGTGGTATTGTCAGCAACTACACCCTGTGTCTGGTGGCTTATGCTTTAGCTCTGGGCAAAAGTGTTGTACTGGAGACAGTGATGGCAGAGCTCACTAGAAGAGCTGATTACAGAGGTGAGTCAGAATGCATTTTACGATATAAAAAACGCAAAATGACTTGCAAAGGTGTGACTGATGAAATCTTGATCAAATCAGTCCACACTCATTTGAAATTGTATCAGAATAACCCTTAATTTCTTGaaataacaaacatgttttggcACATGGACATGTGTTAACAAAGCAGCTGAAGTAGCTGCAAACTTTCTCGTGGTTTGTCTATTCCCTCCTCCCAAGATGATGTCATGATGTGGACAATCTCTGGAGGCCTGAGATCTAACAACCAGCAGCAACATTCAACACAGATTGAAATGGCCTCCTATGTTCTGCTGGTTCAATTTCTGCTTGGCAGCTTCATCGAAAGTATTCCACTCATGAAGTGGTTGAGTATGCAGAGAAGCTATCTAGGTGGCTTTGGAACAACTCAGGTGAGACTGGGCTTGAGAAGGTTCATGAATTACCTCCTTTGTCTGGTACAAAGTTTTACAATGCAAATAGTGAGATAATCGTAGGGtgttttgcttctattttttgCAGGACACTGTAGTTGCTCTCCAGGTTCTGTCTTATTACGCTGCATTCAGTGGTGCAAATGCCATCAATCTTGTGGTTAATATATCTTCCCCCATGTCTTCAACTGCATCGCTGTTTCTCATTAATTCAACCAACTATCGAGTTTATCAAAGCAGAGAGGTAACAAATAACAAATCTCAGGAAATCAatcatttatgtttatatgcATAACTATTATTTCAAATGTAGACTACTTAGAAAAGTGTGCAAGATTATGTTGATGTTACCTAGATATTGATTATTCTGGCAACCTTATATTCCTTTGTGACAAGCAATATGTTTGGAGGAGTGAAAGGGAAGAATTTCAAACTTAAGAATATTGtactgtcaagcatggtggtggcagccgCATGTGCCAAACATTTAGGCACATGCCAAAAGTTTGCTTACAGCTACTAAAAGTGTGTAGCTGGCATACACTACATGTGTATGCCAGCATAATTTTAATCTTGTGTGTatttgaaaagaagaaactaGAATCAAACTAGTGcacaacatttctgtttaaaacttaTTGAAGAATCATTGCATCATCAAATTATAAAAATAGCATCTATGCTGATAAAGATTGTATGTAAACCTCTGATCGTTATATTCCTCTAAAAAGCTGaacttttctttattcttgATTCAATTCTGTGTTATCAGATTAATGCTGCCGAAGATTTacctttaaatatttccatGGAAGGAATAGGATTTGCCATATTTCAGGTAAAGtttgttattttgaaagaaGCATTTGTTGCAGTAATCCTTTTCTGATTTCTTGTTTGAACCCTTGCAGAGcagtgatgttttttcttcttcctttatGTCTGGTTCTACAAACTGCTGACAGCTTGTTTAACCACAGGAACATGATCAGAATAAATTAATAGCAGCAGCTGTGCATGATAAATGCCCCAGCACGTCTCAGATTAGAAGAGTggattcaaaacaacaaatgtaaatgtaCAGATGATAACCGTTGCTCATCAGTTAACATCTGGACTGCAGATTTCAGCTGTCAGCTTTTGCTGAATCCAGATAAGAAGGAGCACTTAAAGCTATCATCTTTACCTTTCTTTGTCTGAATTATTtgcttccattttaaaataattttatgattcCATCCAGGTGAACATCTTTTACAACACAAAGAGCACACAGGACATCGAGCTCACCACAGACAAGGATGCATTCATATTAAACGTTGATCTTACTCACAATGACTCCAATCACATAATGTTGTCTGTATGCACAAGGTAATCTCTATAATGCCGAATGCTTTTAgaatttttatagattttttttgtaaaacttttacatttcattttactttctGTAGATTAAAGGATAATCAAGAAATAGCTCACACAGGTATGGCTATACTGGAAGTGGGGATGCTCAGTGGTTTCAGTCTTTTCTCCGGAGCTGCAGTCCAGGCGGATTTTATCAGGAGAGTGGACATAGGGCCTGAAAGAGTCAGCTTGTACCTGAATTCTGTAAGTTTTTAAGTTCTGTTCTTCATCTACATAGATGTTTACATAACATGTATAGTTCATCAAACAAGAATGCATTTgagttatgtaaaaaaaatcagcagaggGCACCCTTTTGTAGTTGCAGGACAGGTATGAAGAGTATTTCAATATGCCCTCAACTGCAacttttatagatttatatatatatatatatatatatatatatatatatatatatacagtacagaccaaaagtttggacacaccttctaattcaatgggttttctttactttcatgactatttataaggcaagaaaccccacttattaacctgacagggcacacctatgaagtgaaaaccatttcaggtgactacctcttgaagctcatcaagaaaatgcagagtgtgtgcaaagcagtaatcacagcaaaaggttgctactttgaagaaactagactataaggggtattttcagttgttttacacttttctgtttagtgcatatttccacatgtgttattcatagttttgatcccttcagtgtgaatctacaatgtcaatagtcatgaaaataaaggaaactcattgaattaaaaggtgtgtccaaacttttggtctgtactgtaaatatatataaaaacaaaaaaacagttttcatcaGCAGGCCTGCCTAATGCCTTGTTAGTTTCTTTAGTACACACTTGTGAGGCACAGGGccgcaactacatatttttgaggtggatgcgaaCATCATCATTGtaggctagcttaagctaacctgaatatttacaactctcttgcTGATACACGGACAtttcttaccttctgtctttcaaccactttgaaaagcttttcttcgtctctccaacatctttatctttatccttccccctcttccgttttctgattagtaaatataaattaagCCCATCTGATTATTGATTAACCAACAATTTCTACATCTAAAGCATGGGGCGACTGTGGTGGAGAACAACTCCCTttcaacaggaaggaacagCAGTATGAGCGTTGTGACTGTACTGTGATCGGCTGAGGGTTGAGAGGACAGAGCAGACAGAAGCACAGGTCCAGGATTACAGTCAGAGCCGTAGGCGTAGGAACCGGGGAGAACTGGAGGGGACATTATAGTACcctagaccagtggttctcaaacttttttcagtgatgtacccccttaagaatatatttttagtcaagtaccccctgacacgggcaaaacatttttggaattaaaaagaggtacagtgctgtaaaatcactgtctgatttattaaagccaaacaacttatatcagtgaacctgacaaatacatccatattgcaaacattgcatggttaaacaaaaaagaaaaacagaagacggtgaccaccaggaaggtataaaaccagtcaaaccgttttattttaaaggatattgaaactaaatactgaatataaaattcagtgcatgaacacacatttatattttattgaactttttacaaaataatttttcccaagacttattatgaggagcctactgattttttaaagatattttgaaaagcttcacgtaccccctgcagtacctccacgtacccccaggggtacacgtacccccatttgagaaccactgccctagaccgttacttggtctctgacactaacgacaataaacgcaggtaatatacttgaaaacaaggtaaaaacattgtccgttagagtggatgaaaaatgtttagatacttaaatagcacatttttacaagaaaaatgtctagcataagccaaagctaatgttagccacaaagtttaaaggaagtaaaactcaccttcgtatctgtgtataacgaggcgaacatgtTAAAACCgttctccagcttattgtcggggcttcggatcgatgttcatcattaattgttaccttggacaagccgtGCAGACgcccagtgtaaagagcctttttcaaaagatcggaaaagattgagccgctttgccccgaacgcggaagctgaggtgcaaagagcccaacagttcagagtttctcataaatcctctattgtcactatttaaatatcatattcattgttccaggtaggggaagccatgctttgctgcattttacaatgaacttaagttttatatccagactatcaaagacagaaaatagctattaaaacaattgaactctgtactgctttgaatgaacagttgggaaccgaagccctgtagctttttcttcatcttgaatatatttatctgtatttgtttttgttctggaggcagaacaaatgtttcactctgtcgtTGTACAGTGTGtctgtgaataaagttttaaaaaaaaacatcccccctcCCCAACACCCAatagacttcttgtggctttgatgtcatagtgatgtcactcatcctgtctaTGACATCACTGGCGGCTGCCTTTGTATtgccagattccacagagaaattcatttgcagtttgaacCAGAGAGCAAAGATGGAAGAGGATAATTTTgtgttgacaaaaataaacaatttagaGAAGAACCGCAgcaagctgcaggaggagaaccAAGAGCTTCAGAAAACCATAGAAAGTCTGAAGACTAAACTAGAGAGATTAAACAGAACGGACAAGACACACAACTGGCATGAGGAAAATTGCTTACTActaaaatcaaatgcattttacaagaaacaaatcagaaaaattaatctggacctggaggaagaaaatgcaactaTATGCCAACTAAGATGTGATAATGAAGCCAAATTAAGAATTAAACATAAACTGGAAGAGGAACggataaaacagagaaacactgcAGCGGACAaattaagagcaaaaacaggaaaactcgagtggctagagagagaaaatgaggagttaaataaagagattgtatcgctgaagattaaaaatgacagaatcgAATCCAGGCtggcagaaaaaagcaaagatgtccAGAAAAGGGAAGAACCAGTCAGGGAAAATATCCAGGAAGAGGAACTTTCAGTATGTCAGAAAGTAGGGAGAATTTTTATGCATATGTACGATTCAACGGTGGCgtattgggtgccaccctgggtttttttttaacagaaaaggatATTTTGGGTTGCTGGAAACAGGATGTTTGTGGGATAGTGatgcatttaaattaattacaaatataaatactcttgtttgcttttggaATTTGTGCCTAGTGAGAGATGCTTGCAGGAAGACATCTAAACGGGTCAAACTGGAAGCTGACACCAGATGGTCTGCAGCAAGAGTGATGACTGACGGATGATTAAGGGTCGAAGTTTATGAACCAGA
It encodes the following:
- the LOC102229251 gene encoding CD109 antigen-like, which encodes MNNMNRIWTLVLSFAASGLTQDSPNTTLFLISGPEVLNAGTPTTIAITVFADFHGNLTAEVAHGNTKVMQKGQFQGGVTTILNLPPFPGSLSQNSLLNLTVRGYSENRLLFTNTTSLTYNLWTVSLFIQTDRSSYKPGDTVNVRVVTFQLDNKPYKGRVDISLLDPSGKSVESWNSTGNLGIALKEFSLSLMSRPGQWMIAATVNGVTDEKSFIVEHHDEGASPFDVMVKTSSQVLLGDDISGSVRVLYPHGQPSHGTLDVTLKPLINNITSPSMQTKTKQIYGSAQFFFSKDQLQALYSFLPTSNSHVLHIAVQFKSGSTGFTMNKTVEVHVLRNKFQLMFLNFPSTLKPSLNFSTNLRIVRYDRKSLSSLDLKHSVVVQVTQRSSLMNSTTTSLTFSVPENGNVLIRFKLQDQVEMLFIQARYQINEKTLKVYTNYSSPTGSYIQIGPINTLPAQIGLPLQLNVESTIKPKRLHFVISSKGQVVAAGTKNFSSSVTLTPELSWYPEACVTVYYNHSDGEITSDTAYISIHQYNHVTLNWSSERARPGEQVSLSVAGSESRFQVGITVTAMQNDDLQSGSVDLDYRIEQKYYLKMMTNARFYLKNQEDGPGNKEDKSNRSILEQYWNNWMETAESLLLLDITVSDKNWTSGKITVPNGVTCLGAVAVSVSENLGLAFTPLPQKLTISNDFSLSFVVPSHLIKGEEVILEVNVINHLEQEIEVIVLVAQGDGFEFVLMDQRGASIINAQKITLRSHESASALFPIRPLALGEMEISVDAVSAEASDGLVEKIWVKPEGVEQTFSHTLFLEMTPEKQDSSRSVTFSFPPNLVPGSQRAHVALVGDILALSIENLDSLVQLPTGSGEQNMVHFAPSVFVLQYLEKSGQDDEGIRNKALRYMMQGYEKQLSYQRDDGSFSAFGQSDTSGSTRLTALVLRYFLQAQPYMQIDQTVLTKATAWLLKHQDSQGAFTEVGKLIHTEMREGQDDSPVALTAYVLLAFLEDDTYSEMYANNVSLSLRYLESKVSSGIVSNYTLCLVAYALALGKSVVLETVMAELTRRADYRDDVMMWTISGGLRSNNQQQHSTQIEMASYVLLVQFLLGSFIESIPLMKWLSMQRSYLGGFGTTQDTVVALQVLSYYAAFSGANAINLVVNISSPMSSTASLFLINSTNYRVYQSREINAAEDLPLNISMEGIGFAIFQVNIFYNTKSTQDIELTTDKDAFILNVDLTHNDSNHIMLSVCTRLKDNQEIAHTGMAILEVGMLSGFSLFSGAAVQADFIRRVDIGPERVSLYLNSVTKAEVCVTLPLVKTFKVAHVKDAVLQVYDYYEPTRKTTRTYNTDSLHTRDSCSFCGENCDNCKPGITISVTSHLRSHSRSAMSSSLALLCAGLIIFLVSV